The following nucleotide sequence is from Clostridia bacterium.
TTTCTCCAGGTAGGCAAAGCTGTCCGGATTCCGAAAAAACTCGGATACGTTTATGGTGATCTTATCTAAAAAGCGCTGTCTTTGCGCCTTATCCCTGCGAAGACGTTCCAAGTATTCTTCATAACTCGCCAAACCCAGAACGCTCATTAAACTGTCAATACGCCGTTTAAGCTGTGTTTCTTTATATCCTTCGAGATTAACTTGAAGTTCATGGCCTACTTGCCGCTTGAAGGTTTGAAAATCCAAATCCTATACCCCCTAAATAACCCTGGGTGGAAAGCCAAGGCTCCGCACCAACAGATTGCCGCTGTCGGTATAAAGGATAATGGTCCGGCCATGGTTTCCACCTACGTCTTCTGCTACCACAGGAATGCCAAGCTGGCTCAAGACCAGCCGGCACATCTCAACATTTCGTTCCCCGATTCGCAATAGCGATCCTTGGTTGGATGAACGAAACATTTGAGCGCCGCCAGCCAATTTAGCTCTTAGCCTGGTCAGGCTGGCACCTAGCTTTTGTAGATCCTTTACTATACGGGGCAGTGCAGTGTCAGCATATTTGCCCACATTGTCCACATGCTGAAACTGCTTGCTGTCAGGCAACATGATGTGGGCTAACCCTCCCACTTTGGCCATGGCATCGTACAATGTTACCCCAACGCAAGACCCCAACCCCAAGGTAACTAAACGAACTGGACTTTTGGCTACTTGCCACTCAGCAATGCCTACTTTGATCTCCTGTTCCATCTTGCTAGCTACTCCATACCATCAGCCGCCCGCCCTAGCGCCGGAGGTTATTGGCCAAAGCCCACATCTCATCCGCCAGCTGAATCGTCTTAGTATTTAGCTGGTGAGCGCGCAAAGCAGTGATGATCTCGGGGATTTCTTGAACTAGGTTTACATTGCTGCCCTCCAAGAATCGCTGGCGGAATACCCCCGCATTGTTGACACCCGGAGTTGCTTGCCTGGCAGCGCCACTTGCCAACGTCAACTGATAAAGGTTGTTGCCTATACTCAACATTCCCAAAGGGTTATCTGCCAAAAAAAGAAATATCTCCCCTAATACTTGTTCATTACCAGCAGCATCGCTAGCAGTGACTATCCCCTCCGGGCTAACTCGGACTTCCTCCAAATTGGCACCACGTAACTCGACTGAGGAGCTGATTCTTAGCCCTTGGGCGTTAACTAAATGTCCCTGGCTATCTATAGAAAAACTGCCATCCCTGGTATAAGCTCTTTGGCCAGATGGAAGCAGGACTTCAAAAAAGCCATCGCCATCAATATAAAGGTCTAGGGCTCTGCCTGTCTGAACTGGAGGTCCTGGAGACAGGTCCTTCTTAACAGCCCCTACCCTCGCCCCTGATCCAATCGGCGACTGCGTAGCACCAGGGCCATATGGGTCTTGATAGGTCAAAGGCTGATAGGCAAGGTCGGTAAGTTCTGCCACCCCTTTCTTGAAACCCACAGTAGATACGTTGGCTATATTGTTGGCTACTTGGTCCATCTTGGTCATGTACGATCGCAATCCATTCAACCCAGCGCTTATGATACCTAACATAATTCCCCTCCTTTACGTTTACCGCAGTACACCTACTTCATTGATGGCTTTCCCAGCCATTTCGTCTTGAGTTTGAATGGCGCGCTGGCAGGTTTCAAATATGCGATTGCAAGTAAGGAGGTTGGTTGTCTCGCGAGCTAGGTCTACCGGGGGTTGCTCCAGAAACCCCTGTTTAATTAAGTGGTCGCGGTATGTGACATTGTTAGGAGGAACCACAGCCCTAAAGGTTCCATCCCCTTGAGGTAAAAGGTCCTGAGGCCCAGCAAAGGTGACCAAAGCCAATCGGTCTAAAAGCTGCCCGTTTTCATAAACGTTCCCCTGCTCGTCTATTTGGGGTGCTTGGCTCGAAACCAGTCGAATACGTCCCCTCTCTCCTAAGATGTAATACCCATTGGGCGTAACTATGTAGCCCTGACTATCCCGCGCCAAATAGCCTGCTCGAGTGTACCGTATGCCTCCCGGAGTCTCAACTGTAAGGAAACCAGCTCCCGTCAAGGCAATATTCCAGGGGTCACCGGTCGGCTTGAGCGATCCTTGGGTCAGGTTGATTCGTACTTCCTCTACCCGGCACCCCAGACTGCCCAACCCTACAGCCTGTCGCTGACCTGGGCCCATGAATTCAAGCAACACCTGAGGAAAGCAGCCGGGGTACAACTCTTGGGGTTTATACCCGGCGGTCTCTAAATTGGCAAGATTGTTGGCAACAATTTCCCCCCGCAACTGCTGCACCGCCATACCAGTTGCGGCAGTGTAGATACCACGTAGCATTATTTGGCCACCCTCCTTTTAGAAACCTAGCCCAGCTATTCTTTGAATGACCGTCTCCACTGGCGTATTTGCTTTGAACAGGTAGTATCCAGCCCGGATCCGGTTGGCCAGACCTTTCTCTTCCAACTTTCGGCTCAAAAGCGTGTTGTCTTTAATCACACCGCTCCTCTGTAGTAAATCTGCTACTTGTTCAGAAGTGCTCCCAGCCTTGATCTCAATTAAGACCATACCTT
It contains:
- a CDS encoding chemotaxis protein CheD — translated: MEQEIKVGIAEWQVAKSPVRLVTLGLGSCVGVTLYDAMAKVGGLAHIMLPDSKQFQHVDNVGKYADTALPRIVKDLQKLGASLTRLRAKLAGGAQMFRSSNQGSLLRIGERNVEMCRLVLSQLGIPVVAEDVGGNHGRTIILYTDSGNLLVRSLGFPPRVI
- a CDS encoding flagellar hook-basal body protein, with the protein product MLGIISAGLNGLRSYMTKMDQVANNIANVSTVGFKKGVAELTDLAYQPLTYQDPYGPGATQSPIGSGARVGAVKKDLSPGPPVQTGRALDLYIDGDGFFEVLLPSGQRAYTRDGSFSIDSQGHLVNAQGLRISSSVELRGANLEEVRVSPEGIVTASDAAGNEQVLGEIFLFLADNPLGMLSIGNNLYQLTLASGAARQATPGVNNAGVFRQRFLEGSNVNLVQEIPEIITALRAHQLNTKTIQLADEMWALANNLRR
- a CDS encoding flagellar hook-basal body protein, translating into MLRGIYTAATGMAVQQLRGEIVANNLANLETAGYKPQELYPGCFPQVLLEFMGPGQRQAVGLGSLGCRVEEVRINLTQGSLKPTGDPWNIALTGAGFLTVETPGGIRYTRAGYLARDSQGYIVTPNGYYILGERGRIRLVSSQAPQIDEQGNVYENGQLLDRLALVTFAGPQDLLPQGDGTFRAVVPPNNVTYRDHLIKQGFLEQPPVDLARETTNLLTCNRIFETCQRAIQTQDEMAGKAINEVGVLR
- a CDS encoding endolytic transglycosylase MltG gives rise to the protein MASIFWIVKGNSLPPKAQIEAWARDLGMVYRDEVVAYAPAPAGESNTHEEHKQVAVEKANVPQGMVLIEIKAGSTSEQVADLLQRSGVIKDNTLLSRKLEEKGLANRIRAGYYLFKANTPVETVIQRIAGLGF